Proteins encoded by one window of Carcharodon carcharias isolate sCarCar2 chromosome 27 unlocalized genomic scaffold, sCarCar2.pri SUPER_27_unloc_2, whole genome shotgun sequence:
- the LOC121273859 gene encoding gastrula zinc finger protein XlCGF17.1-like, whose amino-acid sequence MEKPWKCEDCGKRFNYPNLLERHRHRHTGERPFTCSVCGKGFAGSSTLVSHHLVHTDERPLKCSDCGKCFKSSKGLIQHQRVHTREKSFTCSTCGKEFIWASSLISHKNFHHGKRVFTCSVCGKEFSSPSRLTSHKRVHTGERPFICSQCGKGFTLPSSLTSHQRVHTGERPFVCSQCGKGFTSTSSLTSHKRIHTGERPFVCSQCGKKFKQSGTLTEHLRVHTGERPFTCAECGKRFTCSSDLTYHKRVHTGEKPFICSVCGKGFIKSCILLSHQRGHTGERPFICTECGKGFTRPSLLTEHQRIHTGEKPFACSVCGKRFISSSHLWTHKLLHTDQRPFKCSDCEKRFKRRSDLMKHQRIHSGEKPFTCPVCGKGFNHPSSRLSHQRVHM is encoded by the coding sequence atggagaaaccgtggaaatgtgaggactgtgggaagagattcaattATCCAAACTTGCTGGAAAGGCATCGACACAggcacactggggagagaccattcacctgctctgtgtgtggaaaAGGATTTGCTGGATCATCTACACTAGTATCACACCACctagttcacactgatgagagacctttaaaatgctctgactgtgggaaatgCTTTAAGAGCTCTAAGGGCCTAATTCaacatcaacgtgttcacactagGGAGAaatcattcacctgctccacatgTGGGAAGGAATTCATTTGGGCATCCAGCCTAATATCACACAAGAACTTTCACCATGGGAAGAGAGTGTTTacatgctctgtgtgtgggaaggaattcagtTCACCATCCCGCCTAACATCAcacaagcgagttcacactggggagagaccattcatctgctctcagtgtgggaagggattcactttaCCATCCAGCCTAAcatcacaccagcgagttcacactggagagagaccatttgtctgctctcagtgtgggaagggattcacttcaACATCCAGCCTAACATCACACAAACGAATTCACACCGGAGAGAGACCGTTCGTCTGCTCTCAGTGTGGGAAGAAGTTCAAGCAGTCAGGCACCCTCACTGAACATctgcgagttcacactggggagaggccattcacctgcgctgagtgtgggaagagattcacttgtTCATCTGACCTCACTTATCACAAGCgtgttcacactggagagaaaccgttcatctgctccgtgtgtgggaagggcttTATTAAATCATGCATCCTTCTTAGTCACCAGCGtggtcacactggagagaggccgttcatttgtactgagtgtgggaagggatttactcggCCATCTCTACTCACTGAGCACCAGCGTattcacacaggagagaaaccgtttgcctgctccgtgtgtggaaagagattcataTCGTCATCCCATTTGTGGACACACAAGCTTCTTCACACTGATCAAAGGCCATTTAAATGTTCAGATTGTGAGAAGAGGTTTAAAAGAAGAAGCGATTTGATGAAACACCAGCGAATTCATTCTggagagaagccattcacctgccccGTGTGTGGCAAAGGATTCAATCATCCATCTAGTCGCTTGTCACACCAGAGAGTTCACATGTGA
- the LOC121273854 gene encoding gastrula zinc finger protein XlCGF17.1-like, whose protein sequence is MRSVSNGDGEMDLSLRLNRVSEGEYLSETKPHQDLTELPNLSKPEYHRILNMERKSTVHSGEKPYTCHAYGQDFSQSSALSEHKCSYNVEKPWKCGDCGKGFNYPSDLERHRRCHTGERPFTCSMCGKGFTQSCTLVIHQQIHTGERPFTCSECGKEFTTSFHLLRHQQVHTEERLFQCPDCGKCYKSSESLMVHQRIHTDEKPFRCSHCGTGFRWSSDLTKHQRIHTGERPFTCSECGKGFTDSSTLLRHQRVHTGERPFKCPNCGKCFKSSGNLRSHQKIHMEERLFRCSHCGTGFRQSSDLTKHQHTHTGRDHSPAPSVGRDSLVHPNC, encoded by the exons ATGCGCAGTGTGAGTAATGGCGATGGAGAGATGGATCTTTCTCTGAGGCTCAATCG GGTATCAGAAGGGGAGTATTTGAGTGAAACCAAACCACATCAGGATCTGACAGAGTTGCCTAATTTATCGAAACCTGAATATCAtcggattttgaacatggaaagaaaaagcaccgttcacagtggggagaaaccgtaCACGTGTCATGCGTATGGACAAGACTTCAGCCAATCATCTGCCCTGTCAGAACATAAATGCAGTTACAAtgtggagaaaccatggaaatgtggtgattgtgggaaaggattcaattATCCATCGGACCTGGAGAGACATCGTCGCTGTCACACTGgcgagagaccgttcacctgctccatgtgtgggaagggattcactcagtcatgcaCCCTGGTGatacaccagcaaattcacactggggagaggccattcacctgctccgagtgtgggaaggaattcactaCCTCATTCCACCTGCTGAGACATCAGCAAGTACATACCGAGGAGAGGCTTTTTCAATGTCCAGACTGCGgaaagtgctataaaagttccgAGAGTCTGATGGTGCATCAACGTATTCACACTGACGAGAAACCGTTCagatgctctcactgtgggactggattcAGGTGGTCATCTGACCTCACTAAACACCAGCGAATtcatactggggagaggccgttcacctgctctgaatgtgggaagggattcactgattcatccaccttgctgagacaccagcgagttcacactggggagagaccttttaaatgtccaaACTGTGGGAAGTGTTTTAAAAGCTCTGGGAACCTCAGGTCCCATCAAAAAATTCACATGGAAGAGAGActgttcaggtgctctcactgtgggactgggttcaggcaaTCATCTGACCTCACTAAACATcagcacactcacactgggagagaccattcacctgctccgagtgtgggaagggattcattagtTCATCCAAACTGCTGA